Proteins encoded within one genomic window of Triticum aestivum cultivar Chinese Spring chromosome 2D, IWGSC CS RefSeq v2.1, whole genome shotgun sequence:
- the LOC123054834 gene encoding F-box/kelch-repeat protein At1g30090, whose protein sequence is MRRVRVSSHHSPVQKLGDSHMKLTPKFRLTAGTTSSPSSQPEQSQPPWETPLIPGLPDDAALNCLLRLPVEAHGACRLVCRRWRHLLADKARFFTHRRAMGLRSPWLFTLAFHRCTGKIQWKVLDLDRLAWHAIPGMPCRDRACPRGFGCIAVPGDGALLVCGGLVSDMDCPLHLVLRYDVYKNRWTVMARMLSARSFFAGGVIDGRVYVAGGYSTDQFELDSAEVLDPVNGVWQPVASMGANMASSDSAVIGGRLYVTEGCAWPFFSSPRGQVYDPKADRWEAMPAGMREGWTGQSVVIDGRLFVISEYERMKVKVYDPETDSWDPVDGPPMPERIMKPLSVSCLESKIVVVGRGLHVVIGHVKKQSAGNGGGGSCDYLVRWQDVEVPRAFSDLTPSSSQILHA, encoded by the coding sequence ATGCGCCGGGTTCGAGTCTCGTCCCACCACTCTCCAGTCCAGAAGCTGGGCGATTCGCACATGAAGCTGACGCCCAAGTTCCGGCTCACCGCCGGCACCACCTCATCACCGTCCTCCCAGCCGGAGCAATCTCAACCTCCATGGGAGACGCCCCTCATCCCGGGCCTCCCGGACGACGCGGCGCTCAACTGCCTGCTCCGGCTGCCAGTGGAGGCCCACGGCGCCTGCAGGCTGGTGTGCCGCCGctggcgccacctcctggccgacaAGGCGCGCTTCTTCACGCACCGCAGGGCCATGGGCCTCCGCTCGCCCTGGCTCTTCACGCTCGCCTTCCACCGCTGCACGGGCAAGATACAGTGGAAGGTGCTGGACCTCGACCGCCTGGCCTGGCACGCCATCCCCGGCATGCCCTGCCGGGACCGGGCCTGCCCCCGCGGCTTCGGCTGCATCGCCGTCCCCGGCGACGGCGCCCTGCTCGTCTGCGgcgggctggtctccgacatggacTGTCCGCTGCACCTCGTGCTCAGGTACGACGTTTACAAGAACCGCTGGACCGTCATGGCCCGGATGCTCTCGGCGCGCTCCTTCTTCGCCGGCGGCGTCATCGACGGCCGCGTGTACGTCGCCGGGGGATACAGCACGGACCAGTTCGAGCTGGACTCGGCGGAGGTTCTTGATCCGGTGAACGGCGTCTGGCAGCCGGTCGCCAGCATGGGCGCCAACATGGCCTCCTCGGACTCCGCCGTCATCGGCGGCAGGCTCTACGTCACCGAAGGCTGCGCGTGGCCCTTCTTCTCCTCGCCGAGAGGGCAGGTGTACGATCCCAAGGCCGACCGCTGGGAGGCGATGCCGGCCGGGATGCGCGAGGGGTGGACGGGGCAGAGCGTGGTCATCGACGGACGCCTGTTCGTCATCTCAGAGTACGAGAGGATGAAGGTGAAGGTCTACGATCCGGAGACGGATTCCTGGGATCCTGTCGACGGGCCTCCCATGCCTGAGCGGATCATGAAGCCTCTGTCCGTGAGCTGCCTGGAGAGCAAGATCGTCGTCGTGGGCCGTGGCCTCCATGTGGTGATCGGCCATGTCAAGAAGCAATCGgctggcaacggcggcggcggttcTTGTGACTACTTGGTTCGTTGGCAGGATGTGGAGGTTCCCAGGGCGTTCAGCGATCTCACGCCTTCGAGCAGTCAGATTTTACATGCTTAA